From one Halosimplex rubrum genomic stretch:
- a CDS encoding PAS domain S-box protein: MTRTEGGNARSGGDCAYDSSVVASESFFRTLVESASDAIVTVDETGGIVFANPAIEETFGYDPETMIGRSVTAFVPEDQRPRIRAAFEALQSAPAPPSEWEGIETVGRHRDGRLVPIELSLRAHRDDGAWLLTAVVRDVSDRHAERVERRRERDLTEQLLRTVPTGLVVLSEDGVIERMNDRAGEILGADPADVIGDSRETDAWRLLDADGESVPPDERVFQIARDSGRPVTEVEQRVERTDGSRVWVRVSAAPLTDGDGGDRVVVVVEDISNQKARERRLREQNEQLERLDSINAVIRGIDQALVQATTRREIDEAVCEALAAADPYRSAWIGDVNASSDEVTPRAHGGDVADYLDAITVTRSAEPNGTGPAGRAIRSRSVQVTHDVDTDPAFEEVRAAAAAHGIRSAASVPLVYDGTIYGVLTVYADEPGAFDDTEQDVLAELGGTIGHAINAVTTRQALVAERVTELRLAVDDDRHFFAALSAALDCEVDFEGATVQADETFRYYLTVAGADPDEVLGFADGFAGVESARVVSVGPDGESLLEATLDAGSAFGVVASHGGAVRSASAVDGQCEVVAELPVSADVRAVVEALREAFDGIEVRAQRDRSRSETDSVASAPSFDADLTDRQRTAIETAYYAGFFQWPRESTGEEVAESLGVSAPTFHKHLRVAERKLLAARFGDGSDE; this comes from the coding sequence ATGACACGGACAGAGGGGGGGAACGCGCGGTCCGGGGGCGACTGCGCCTACGACTCGTCGGTCGTGGCGAGCGAGTCGTTCTTCCGGACGCTCGTCGAGAGCGCGTCGGACGCGATCGTGACCGTCGACGAGACGGGCGGGATCGTCTTCGCCAACCCGGCCATCGAGGAGACGTTCGGGTACGACCCCGAGACGATGATCGGGCGGTCGGTGACGGCGTTCGTGCCCGAGGACCAGCGCCCGCGCATCCGGGCGGCCTTCGAGGCGTTGCAGTCGGCGCCGGCACCGCCGTCGGAGTGGGAGGGCATCGAGACCGTCGGCCGCCACCGCGACGGTCGGCTCGTCCCGATCGAGCTCTCCTTGCGCGCCCACCGCGACGACGGGGCGTGGCTGTTGACCGCCGTCGTCCGCGACGTGTCCGACCGCCACGCCGAGCGGGTCGAGCGCCGCCGCGAGCGGGACCTGACCGAGCAGCTCCTGCGGACGGTCCCGACGGGACTGGTCGTCCTCTCCGAGGACGGCGTCATCGAGCGGATGAACGACCGCGCGGGCGAGATCCTGGGCGCCGACCCGGCGGACGTGATCGGCGACTCCCGGGAGACCGACGCCTGGCGGCTGCTGGACGCAGACGGCGAGTCGGTCCCGCCCGACGAGCGGGTGTTCCAGATCGCCCGCGACTCCGGGCGACCGGTGACCGAGGTCGAACAGCGGGTCGAACGGACGGACGGCTCGCGCGTCTGGGTACGGGTCAGCGCGGCGCCGCTGACCGACGGTGACGGCGGCGACCGGGTCGTCGTCGTCGTCGAGGACATCTCCAATCAGAAGGCCCGCGAGCGTCGGCTGCGCGAGCAGAACGAACAGCTCGAACGGCTCGACAGCATCAACGCCGTCATCCGGGGGATCGACCAGGCGCTGGTGCAGGCGACCACGCGCCGGGAGATCGACGAGGCGGTCTGCGAGGCGCTGGCGGCCGCGGACCCCTACCGCTCGGCCTGGATCGGCGACGTCAACGCCAGCAGCGACGAGGTGACCCCGCGGGCCCACGGCGGCGACGTGGCCGACTACCTCGACGCGATCACGGTCACGCGGTCGGCCGAGCCGAACGGCACCGGTCCCGCGGGCCGGGCGATCCGCTCGCGGTCGGTGCAGGTCACCCACGACGTGGACACGGACCCGGCCTTCGAAGAGGTACGCGCGGCCGCGGCCGCCCACGGCATCCGCTCGGCGGCCAGCGTCCCGCTGGTGTACGACGGAACGATATACGGCGTGTTGACCGTCTACGCGGACGAACCGGGCGCCTTCGACGACACCGAACAGGACGTGCTCGCCGAACTCGGGGGAACGATCGGCCACGCCATCAACGCGGTGACGACCCGGCAGGCGCTCGTGGCCGAGCGCGTGACGGAGCTCCGGCTGGCGGTCGACGACGACCGGCACTTCTTCGCGGCGCTGTCGGCCGCGCTGGACTGCGAGGTGGACTTCGAGGGGGCGACCGTCCAGGCCGACGAGACCTTCCGCTACTACCTGACCGTCGCGGGAGCCGACCCGGACGAGGTGCTCGGGTTCGCCGACGGGTTCGCCGGCGTCGAGTCGGCCCGCGTCGTCAGCGTCGGGCCCGACGGGGAGTCGCTGCTGGAGGCGACGCTCGACGCCGGGAGCGCGTTCGGCGTCGTCGCGAGCCACGGCGGCGCCGTCCGGTCGGCCTCGGCGGTCGACGGGCAGTGCGAGGTGGTGGCCGAGCTCCCGGTCTCGGCGGACGTGCGCGCCGTCGTCGAGGCGCTCCGCGAGGCGTTCGACGGGATCGAGGTCCGCGCCCAGCGCGACCGCTCGCGCTCGGAGACCGACTCGGTCGCCTCGGCGCCGTCGTTCGACGCCGACCTGACCGACCGCCAGCGGACGGCCATCGAGACCGCCTACTACGCCGGCTTCTTCCAGTGGCCCCGCGAGTCCACCGGCGAGGAGGTCGCCGAGTCGCTCGGCGTCTCGGCGCCGACGTTCCACAAGCACCTCCGGGTCGCCGAACGGAAACTGCTCGCCGCCCGCTTCGGCGACGGGAGCGACGAGTGA
- a CDS encoding protein sorting system archaetidylserine decarboxylase produces MSVANGSLRYALLAVVVGAVLFPFSRVASGACVVAAVGVIYFHRDPARVVPPQGVVAPADGKVTVIREEEDGLRLGIYMSGWDVHVNRAPMDGTVANVEHVPGANKLAFTKDAEENERLRFEFEDYTLEQIAGTFARRTYSYVDPGQAVARGQRIGHISFGSRFDMVFPPEYGPDDLTVDVGHRLYGGETVIAPQRSQVTSDAERAADAAGAEAVEEPTGDAAASSASSA; encoded by the coding sequence ATGAGCGTCGCGAACGGCAGTCTGAGATACGCGCTGCTGGCCGTGGTCGTCGGGGCGGTCCTGTTTCCGTTCTCGCGGGTCGCGAGCGGTGCCTGCGTCGTCGCCGCGGTCGGCGTGATATACTTCCACCGCGACCCCGCGCGGGTCGTGCCGCCCCAGGGCGTCGTCGCCCCCGCGGACGGCAAGGTGACTGTGATCCGTGAGGAGGAAGACGGACTCCGGCTGGGGATCTACATGAGCGGCTGGGACGTACACGTCAACCGCGCGCCGATGGACGGGACCGTCGCGAACGTCGAGCACGTCCCCGGCGCGAACAAGCTCGCGTTCACGAAAGACGCCGAGGAGAACGAGCGGCTGCGCTTCGAGTTCGAGGACTACACCCTCGAACAGATCGCCGGCACGTTCGCCCGCCGGACCTACTCCTACGTCGACCCCGGTCAGGCGGTCGCCCGCGGCCAGCGCATCGGTCACATCTCCTTCGGCAGCCGCTTCGACATGGTGTTCCCGCCCGAGTACGGCCCCGACGACCTCACCGTCGACGTGGGCCACCGCCTCTACGGCGGCGAGACGGTCATCGCCCCCCAGCGCTCGCAGGTGACCAGTGACGCCGAACGCGCGGCCGACGCCGCCGGCGCCGAAGCGGTCGAGGAACCCACAGGGGACGCCGCCGCCTCTTCGGCTTCCTCGGCCTGA
- a CDS encoding peroxiredoxin: MALEPGDPAPEVAAPNQDGETVEPDWAGVSVVYFYPKDDTPGCTTEAEQFQTELESYRDAGVTVYGVSVDGVDSHAAFADEYGIEFDLLADPDGEVVDAFDVERSRGVASRTTFVVVDGSVQATYTGVDPEGHARNVLADLVETGVVSIED; the protein is encoded by the coding sequence ATGGCACTCGAACCCGGCGACCCCGCGCCCGAGGTGGCGGCTCCGAACCAGGACGGCGAGACGGTCGAACCCGACTGGGCGGGCGTCTCGGTCGTCTACTTCTACCCGAAAGACGACACGCCCGGTTGCACGACCGAGGCCGAGCAGTTCCAGACAGAACTGGAGAGCTACCGCGACGCGGGCGTGACCGTCTACGGTGTCTCCGTCGACGGGGTCGACTCCCACGCCGCGTTCGCCGACGAGTACGGGATCGAGTTCGACCTGCTGGCCGACCCCGACGGCGAGGTCGTCGACGCCTTCGACGTGGAACGCTCGCGGGGCGTCGCGAGTCGGACGACGTTCGTCGTCGTCGACGGGTCTGTCCAGGCGACCTACACCGGTGTCGACCCCGAGGGTCACGCCCGGAACGTGCTCGCCGACCTGGTCGAGACGGGGGTCGTCTCGATCGAGGACTGA
- a CDS encoding Hsp20/alpha crystallin family protein produces MTRSTDPFGDIEELIDVMTGGLEPSGDLAVDVADTGEAFAVVADLPGYDREDIDVQLTDSTTLSLSASRETEAVEEADRYVTRERHSESITRRVGLPEPVVESEASASYDNGVLTVTLPKQTTGDDDGTDIPVN; encoded by the coding sequence ATGACACGATCAACCGACCCGTTCGGCGACATCGAGGAACTGATCGACGTGATGACCGGCGGGCTCGAACCGTCGGGCGACCTGGCGGTCGACGTGGCCGACACCGGCGAGGCGTTCGCCGTCGTCGCCGACCTGCCCGGCTACGACCGGGAGGACATCGACGTGCAGCTGACCGACTCGACGACCCTGTCTCTGTCGGCCAGCCGCGAGACCGAGGCCGTCGAGGAGGCCGACCGCTACGTCACCCGCGAACGCCACAGCGAGTCGATCACCCGCAGAGTCGGGCTGCCCGAACCGGTCGTCGAGTCCGAGGCCAGCGCCAGCTACGACAACGGCGTGCTGACGGTCACGCTCCCCAAACAGACGACGGGCGACGACGACGGCACCGACATCCCGGTGAACTGA
- a CDS encoding PAS domain-containing sensor histidine kinase: protein MTSRDRVGSGGGAPPSDRPEPPTGPATDLPDEYETLFRTVDDAVFLVEVGGEDATDAFRYRRVNPAYESLTGLSPSEIRGETPREVFGESLGSDIAAEYRRCVETGETVEYEETLPPSAGGRTFETKLTPVRADDEVTRIVGISRDITERRERARELERNRDLLSKTERLARVGGWELDCRTETLRWTDGTRSIFDVDGGYEPTLADAIEFYHPEDRSRIRRLVRRCRETGTPYDVVLRAHTDAGEERWVRSFGETVAADGETAAGDAADAEAPGSSDAVAVRGAVMDVTEQRSRERDRRVFEKAVEQAGHGIVITDREGTIEYVNPAYAADTGYDRAEAVGLNPRIVKSGKHDREFYEDLWETILAGETWEAEIVNRRKSGELYHVDQTIAPIADDGEITHFVGIESETTDRRLREQRLNVLNRVLRHNLRNAMTVVRGHASVLRSELDDDDLRSHATTIEEWADDLTAIGEKAATARSLFERERDSDAVREVRETLSTVASEFAERYPDAEIAVDAPAGLRVRADDRLSVALREVVDNALAHHDRTPPAVTLEAESTGGATNWADIVVADTGPGLPESERAAIEAGEETQVTHGTGLGLWLARWVVAGFGGELSIEDNDPRGTVVRLRLPTPADGT from the coding sequence ATGACCTCGCGCGACCGAGTCGGGAGCGGCGGCGGTGCCCCGCCGTCCGACCGTCCGGAGCCCCCCACCGGACCGGCGACGGACCTCCCCGACGAGTACGAGACCCTCTTCCGGACCGTCGACGACGCGGTCTTCCTCGTCGAGGTCGGCGGCGAGGACGCGACCGACGCGTTCCGATATCGCCGCGTCAACCCCGCCTACGAGTCGCTGACGGGTCTGTCTCCGTCCGAAATCCGCGGCGAGACGCCCCGGGAGGTGTTCGGCGAGTCCCTCGGGAGCGACATCGCCGCGGAGTACCGCCGCTGCGTCGAGACGGGCGAAACCGTCGAGTACGAGGAGACCCTCCCGCCGTCGGCCGGCGGTCGGACGTTCGAGACGAAACTGACGCCGGTCCGCGCCGACGACGAAGTGACGCGGATCGTCGGCATCTCGCGGGACATCACCGAGCGGCGCGAGCGGGCGCGCGAACTCGAACGGAACCGTGACCTCCTCTCGAAGACCGAGCGGCTCGCGCGCGTCGGCGGGTGGGAGCTCGATTGCCGAACCGAGACGCTCCGCTGGACGGACGGGACGCGGTCGATCTTCGACGTCGACGGCGGGTACGAACCGACGCTCGCCGACGCGATCGAGTTCTATCACCCCGAGGACCGCTCGCGGATCCGACGCCTCGTCCGCCGGTGCCGGGAGACGGGGACGCCCTACGACGTGGTGCTCCGGGCGCACACCGACGCGGGCGAGGAGCGGTGGGTCCGCTCGTTCGGAGAGACCGTCGCCGCGGACGGCGAGACCGCCGCCGGCGACGCGGCCGACGCCGAAGCCCCGGGAAGCAGCGACGCGGTCGCGGTGCGCGGCGCCGTGATGGACGTGACCGAGCAGCGGTCTCGCGAGCGCGACCGACGGGTGTTCGAGAAGGCCGTCGAACAGGCGGGCCACGGCATCGTGATCACCGACCGCGAAGGCACGATCGAGTACGTGAACCCCGCCTACGCGGCCGACACCGGCTACGACCGCGCGGAGGCCGTCGGGCTGAACCCGCGGATCGTCAAGTCCGGGAAACACGACCGGGAGTTCTACGAGGACCTGTGGGAGACGATCCTCGCGGGCGAGACCTGGGAGGCCGAGATCGTCAACCGCCGCAAGTCCGGCGAGTTGTACCACGTCGACCAGACGATCGCCCCGATCGCCGACGACGGCGAGATAACCCACTTCGTCGGCATCGAATCGGAGACCACGGACCGACGGCTGCGCGAACAGCGACTGAACGTCCTCAACCGCGTTCTGCGACACAACCTCCGGAACGCGATGACGGTCGTCCGCGGACACGCCTCGGTGCTCCGGAGCGAACTCGACGACGACGACCTCCGGTCGCACGCGACGACCATCGAGGAGTGGGCCGACGACCTGACCGCGATCGGCGAGAAGGCCGCGACGGCCAGGTCGCTGTTCGAGCGCGAGCGCGACTCCGACGCCGTGCGCGAGGTTCGCGAGACGCTATCGACCGTCGCGAGCGAGTTCGCGGAGCGATACCCCGACGCCGAGATCGCGGTCGACGCGCCCGCGGGGCTCCGGGTCAGAGCCGACGACCGACTCTCCGTCGCGCTCCGCGAAGTCGTCGACAACGCGCTGGCCCACCACGACCGGACCCCGCCGGCGGTGACGCTCGAAGCCGAGTCCACCGGCGGAGCGACGAACTGGGCCGATATCGTCGTCGCGGACACCGGGCCGGGCCTCCCCGAGTCCGAGCGCGCGGCGATCGAGGCCGGCGAGGAGACGCAGGTCACGCACGGGACCGGGCTCGGCCTGTGGCTCGCCCGCTGGGTGGTCGCGGGGTTCGGCGGCGAGCTGTCCATCGAGGACAACGACCCCCGGGGGACCGTCGTGCGGCTCAGGCTCCCGACACCGGCCGACGGGACGTAG
- the pheA gene encoding prephenate dehydratase — MEALTLGPAGTYSHRAAKAVADEVVFTDSKTAIVEAVASGEYERGVVPVENSTEGPVTESLDAFAEFDVAAVRELITPIRHALIAQGPEFDVVASHPQALAQCREYLDENYPSATLESMTSTAAGVERAREDPSVAAIGHPQNAADGDLSVVAEDVQDQSSNATRFLVVAPASERGEAGSKTSFIVYPNVDYPGLLLELLEPFADRDINLTRVESRPSGERLGDYVFHIDVEAGLYEERTQEALAEIEAIAEEGWVRRLGSYDSETVLD, encoded by the coding sequence ATGGAAGCACTCACGCTCGGTCCGGCGGGGACGTACTCCCACCGGGCGGCGAAGGCGGTGGCCGACGAGGTGGTCTTCACGGACTCGAAGACGGCCATCGTCGAGGCGGTCGCCAGCGGCGAGTACGAGCGCGGGGTCGTCCCCGTCGAGAACAGCACGGAGGGACCGGTCACGGAGTCGCTCGACGCCTTCGCCGAGTTCGACGTGGCCGCGGTCCGCGAACTCATCACCCCCATCCGCCACGCGCTCATCGCGCAGGGGCCGGAGTTCGACGTGGTGGCCAGCCACCCCCAGGCGCTCGCGCAGTGTCGCGAGTACCTCGACGAGAACTACCCGAGCGCGACGCTGGAGTCGATGACCTCGACCGCCGCCGGCGTCGAGCGCGCTCGCGAGGACCCGAGCGTCGCCGCCATCGGCCACCCGCAGAACGCGGCCGACGGCGACCTCAGTGTCGTCGCAGAGGACGTGCAGGACCAGTCGTCGAACGCCACCCGCTTCCTCGTCGTCGCGCCCGCGAGCGAGCGGGGCGAGGCCGGCTCGAAGACCTCCTTCATCGTCTACCCGAACGTCGACTACCCCGGGCTGTTGCTGGAACTGCTCGAACCGTTCGCCGACCGCGACATCAACCTCACGCGCGTCGAGTCGCGGCCCAGCGGCGAGCGGCTGGGCGACTACGTCTTCCACATCGACGTCGAGGCGGGCCTCTACGAGGAGCGCACCCAGGAGGCGCTGGCGGAGATCGAGGCCATCGCCGAGGAGGGGTGGGTCCGCCGTCTGGGCTCCTACGACAGCGAGACGGTGCTGGATTGA
- a CDS encoding DUF6360 family protein produces the protein MVDRILKVNAYTTFDLLDGRVEGHGFETEALSVLNVTTDSRDDPDHVELQVEMDNTDLKEVTAHADHVELSAAQARELASELEKYAGRVEAAEE, from the coding sequence ATGGTCGACCGCATCCTCAAGGTCAACGCCTACACGACCTTCGATCTACTCGACGGCCGCGTCGAGGGTCACGGCTTCGAGACGGAGGCGCTCTCCGTCCTGAACGTCACGACGGACAGCCGCGACGACCCCGATCACGTCGAACTCCAGGTCGAGATGGACAACACCGACCTGAAGGAGGTGACCGCCCACGCCGACCACGTCGAACTGTCGGCCGCCCAGGCCCGCGAACTCGCCTCGGAACTGGAGAAGTACGCCGGCCGGGTCGAGGCCGCCGAGGAGTGA
- a CDS encoding nitrite/sulfite reductase codes for MPTKVENWKSEIYGSEIREHLMEFAEEGWDAIPEDEHDAWFERFKWWGLYHQRKGQESYFMMRIGTPNGVLKPGQLEVVAEIADEYARGPVDNPEFGGAYCDWTTRQSIQLHWIKIEDVPEIFEKLEANDLGTQQACGDSWRNIVGCPVAGKDKHEHIDAWPVAEELHETFKGNDDFSNLPRKWKVAVTGCDQGCGQGDINDLAYEPATKEVDGEEQLGFNIRVGGGLSRKEPRFSRSIDVWVPPEQAADIGAGMSALFREYGDRDDRFNARIKFLMDEWGPEKMRDVLQEEFVDFELETAGENMRESYTYNAGGEEHGDHVGVHEQPDGNYYVGLDVLVGRMGVDDVYELAELADEYGSGEVRLTQRQNIIVTDVDSDRLDEFLDEPLLETYSPDPHPFMRGSIACTGTEFCSLSIVETKNRQVRYARWLKDNVSLPEGVEDFHIHLSGCTASCAQPQIADISLRGMKTRKDGEPVEALDIGLGGGLGEDPQFADWVEMRVPADEVPGYVENLLATFEDERADGQTFRDFVAERDEETLQDLAEAEETSYEDPYMHNTKMTWYPYADEDDMGDSPAPTDGDGESLAPADD; via the coding sequence ATGCCGACGAAAGTAGAGAACTGGAAGAGCGAGATTTACGGGTCGGAGATCCGCGAACACCTGATGGAGTTCGCCGAGGAGGGATGGGACGCCATCCCGGAGGACGAGCACGACGCCTGGTTCGAGCGGTTCAAGTGGTGGGGGCTGTACCACCAGCGGAAGGGACAGGAGTCCTACTTCATGATGCGCATCGGGACACCGAACGGGGTCCTGAAGCCCGGCCAGCTGGAGGTCGTCGCGGAGATCGCCGACGAGTATGCCCGCGGCCCGGTCGACAACCCGGAGTTCGGCGGTGCCTACTGCGACTGGACGACCCGCCAGTCGATCCAGCTCCACTGGATCAAGATCGAGGACGTGCCGGAGATCTTCGAGAAGCTCGAAGCCAACGACCTGGGGACCCAGCAGGCCTGCGGCGACTCGTGGCGAAACATCGTCGGCTGTCCCGTCGCCGGCAAGGACAAACACGAGCACATCGACGCCTGGCCGGTCGCCGAGGAGCTCCACGAGACCTTCAAGGGCAACGACGACTTCTCGAACCTCCCGCGCAAGTGGAAGGTCGCCGTCACCGGCTGCGACCAGGGCTGCGGCCAGGGCGACATCAACGACCTCGCCTACGAGCCGGCGACGAAGGAGGTCGACGGCGAAGAGCAACTCGGCTTCAACATCCGCGTCGGCGGCGGACTCTCCCGGAAGGAACCGCGCTTCTCCCGCTCGATCGACGTGTGGGTGCCGCCCGAGCAGGCCGCCGACATCGGTGCCGGCATGTCCGCGCTGTTCCGCGAGTACGGCGACCGCGACGACCGCTTCAACGCCCGCATCAAGTTCCTCATGGACGAGTGGGGGCCCGAGAAGATGCGCGACGTGCTCCAGGAGGAGTTCGTCGACTTCGAGCTGGAGACCGCGGGCGAGAACATGCGCGAGTCCTACACGTACAACGCCGGCGGCGAGGAACACGGCGACCACGTGGGCGTCCACGAACAGCCCGACGGCAACTACTACGTCGGCCTCGACGTTCTTGTGGGCAGGATGGGCGTCGACGACGTGTACGAACTCGCGGAGCTCGCCGACGAGTACGGCTCCGGTGAGGTGCGGCTGACCCAGCGTCAGAACATCATCGTCACCGACGTCGACAGCGACCGACTCGACGAGTTCCTCGACGAGCCGCTGCTGGAGACGTACTCGCCGGACCCCCATCCGTTCATGCGCGGCTCCATCGCCTGCACGGGCACGGAGTTCTGCTCGCTCTCGATCGTCGAGACGAAGAACCGGCAGGTCCGCTACGCCCGCTGGCTCAAGGACAACGTCTCCCTCCCGGAGGGCGTCGAGGACTTCCACATCCACCTCTCGGGCTGTACCGCTTCGTGCGCCCAGCCGCAGATCGCCGACATCTCCCTGCGCGGGATGAAGACGCGCAAGGACGGCGAGCCGGTCGAGGCCCTCGACATCGGCCTCGGCGGCGGCCTCGGGGAGGACCCGCAGTTCGCCGACTGGGTCGAGATGCGCGTCCCCGCCGACGAGGTGCCGGGCTACGTCGAGAACCTGCTCGCCACCTTCGAGGACGAACGAGCGGACGGCCAGACGTTCCGCGACTTCGTCGCCGAGCGCGACGAGGAGACGCTCCAGGACCTCGCGGAGGCCGAGGAAACCTCCTACGAGGACCCGTACATGCACAACACGAAGATGACGTGGTACCCCTACGCCGACGAGGACGACATGGGCGACTCGCCCGCGCCGACCGACGGCGACGGCGAGTCGCTCGCGCCCGCCGACGACTGA
- a CDS encoding DUF7119 family protein gives MSHEGPGDPPTDRESPVGAPVIRGDPSVTGQRPEEAVEFDPDDPESLETAAQTVRKFAGDAAGEADTVFMLRGAAACAALVRGEGSYKAAAKRAGGEATVAFIRKWSRVHDLPRSIRKHVAMGEIAPTAAKHIARVAGAARLQLAWAVLDHDMTVRQVRSVASDVNDGVSVEDALAVEGIILGELTMELPPEIYRELRRRAALEDVDPDEIVATALERRFEQG, from the coding sequence ATGAGTCACGAGGGGCCAGGCGATCCGCCGACCGACCGCGAGTCGCCGGTCGGCGCGCCGGTCATCCGGGGGGACCCGAGCGTCACCGGCCAGCGGCCGGAGGAGGCCGTCGAGTTCGACCCCGACGACCCCGAGAGCCTCGAAACCGCCGCACAGACCGTCCGAAAGTTCGCCGGCGACGCCGCCGGCGAGGCCGACACCGTCTTCATGCTCCGGGGGGCCGCCGCCTGCGCCGCGCTGGTCCGCGGCGAGGGGTCGTACAAGGCCGCCGCCAAGCGCGCCGGCGGCGAGGCCACCGTCGCCTTCATCCGCAAGTGGTCCCGCGTCCACGACCTGCCCCGCTCGATCCGCAAACACGTCGCGATGGGCGAGATCGCCCCCACCGCCGCCAAGCACATCGCCCGCGTCGCCGGCGCCGCCCGCCTCCAGCTCGCGTGGGCCGTCCTCGACCACGACATGACCGTCCGCCAGGTCCGATCGGTCGCCAGCGACGTCAACGACGGCGTCTCCGTCGAGGACGCCCTCGCCGTCGAAGGGATCATCCTCGGCGAACTCACGATGGAACTCCCGCCCGAGATCTACCGGGAACTCCGCAGACGCGCCGCCCTGGAGGACGTCGACCCCGACGAGATCGTCGCGACCGCGCTCGAACGCCGCTTCGAGCAAGGCTGA
- a CDS encoding DUF7405 family protein — protein MVPDSDLPRRQFLRTAVALGGASALAACQERTDGDAVPAGDPEAKPPRQHAWRDHVPHDDSGNSLLPEHQVLLYVEFDGDGPPDADARSTLDAALSTLDRAYEWSADGLLHTVAYSPAYFDRFEGSLPPSVDLPPPRALSDFEDPTFDTQDAVVHLASNRADVVLEADEALTGDRDSANGEPVDARLTDIATVDSRRTGFVGAGLPAERQDAAGIPDSNPVPAESPLFMGFKAGFLGNQASEDYVTIDEGPFAGGTTKVIANLRQRLDDWYGEQDYPQRVAELFSPAHAENDLVEGVGTNLGDDSGIDRFLDDVEAQARATGRVGHAQKAARANRDEEGNVRLLRRHFESTDDIGSEQAVASLHFPSLQRRISAFEAVRAAMNGTDITAATPAVRQRVNNGILEYIFVRRRGNFLVPPRRHRALPTPRPEG, from the coding sequence ATGGTCCCCGACTCCGACCTCCCCCGCCGACAGTTCCTTCGGACCGCCGTCGCGCTGGGCGGCGCGAGCGCGCTCGCGGCCTGCCAGGAGCGGACCGACGGCGACGCCGTCCCCGCGGGCGACCCCGAAGCCAAGCCCCCGCGCCAGCACGCCTGGCGCGACCACGTCCCCCACGACGACAGCGGCAACTCCCTGCTCCCCGAACACCAGGTCCTCCTGTACGTCGAGTTCGACGGCGACGGTCCCCCGGACGCGGACGCTCGCTCGACGCTCGACGCCGCGCTGTCGACGCTCGACCGCGCCTACGAGTGGAGCGCCGACGGCCTGCTCCACACCGTCGCCTACTCCCCCGCCTACTTCGACCGCTTCGAGGGGAGCCTCCCCCCGTCGGTCGACCTCCCGCCGCCCCGCGCGCTCTCGGACTTCGAGGACCCGACGTTCGACACCCAGGACGCCGTCGTCCACCTCGCGAGCAACCGCGCGGACGTGGTCCTCGAAGCCGACGAGGCCCTGACCGGCGACCGCGACTCGGCCAACGGCGAACCCGTCGACGCGCGCCTGACCGACATCGCGACCGTCGACTCCCGCCGTACCGGGTTCGTCGGCGCCGGCCTCCCCGCCGAGCGCCAGGACGCCGCCGGCATCCCCGATTCGAACCCCGTCCCCGCGGAGTCGCCGCTGTTCATGGGGTTCAAAGCCGGCTTCCTCGGCAACCAGGCCAGCGAGGACTACGTCACTATCGACGAGGGGCCGTTCGCCGGCGGGACCACGAAGGTGATCGCGAACCTGCGCCAGCGCCTCGACGACTGGTACGGCGAGCAGGACTACCCCCAGCGCGTCGCCGAGCTGTTCAGCCCCGCCCACGCCGAGAACGACCTCGTCGAGGGCGTCGGCACGAACCTCGGCGACGACAGCGGGATCGACCGATTCCTCGACGATGTCGAGGCGCAGGCGAGGGCCACCGGTCGCGTCGGCCACGCTCAGAAGGCCGCGCGAGCCAACCGCGACGAGGAGGGCAACGTCCGCCTCCTGCGGCGCCACTTCGAGTCGACCGACGACATCGGCTCCGAACAGGCCGTCGCGAGCCTCCACTTCCCGTCGCTCCAGCGCCGCATCTCGGCGTTCGAAGCCGTGCGAGCGGCGATGAACGGCACCGACATCACGGCCGCCACGCCGGCCGTCCGCCAGCGCGTCAACAACGGCATCCTCGAGTACATCTTCGTCCGCCGCCGGGGGAACTTCCTCGTCCCGCCGCGGCGCCACCGGGCGCTGCCGACACCCCGACCCGAGGGGTAG